The DNA window GATCGGGTGGAGGATCGGGTGGGATTTTCCGAGCGCGAGGTCGAGGTCCTTGCCCTTGACCGAGGCCCGCATACCGACGCCCTGGATCTCAAGCTCCTTGACGAAGCCTTCGGTCACGCCGGTGATCATGTTGTTGATGATGCTGCGCACGGTGCCGTGGAGGGCACGGTGCTCGCGCAGTTCGGTCTCGCGGGCGACGACGACGGCGCCGTCCTCTTCACTGACCTTGACGCCGTTCGGCAGGCAGAAATCGAGTTTGCCCTTCGGGCCTTCGATGAAAACCGTGCGGTCGGCGACACTGAACTTCACCTTGTCGGGCAAGGCGATCGGTTTGGTTCCAACTCGTGACATGGTGGTCTTTCCTTTCTCGTGTTGGGGTTACCAGACCTTGGCGAGGATCTCGCCACCCAGGCGCGAACGCTTGGCGGTGGCTCCGGACATCACGCCCTTCGAGGTCGAAACGACAGCGATGCCGAGACCGTTGAGGACGCGCGGGATGTCATCGGCACCGGCATAGACGCGGCGACCCGGCTTCGAGACCCGCTTGAGGTCGGTAAGCACGGGGCGGCCGTCGACGTAGCGGGCCTTGACCTTGATTTCGGGGAACCCGTCGGTCGTGACGACCTCGTAATTCCAAATGTAGCCTTCCTCCTGGAGGATCTTGGCGATGTCCGCCTTGATTCGGGAGTAGGGTGCGGAGAATTCCTCGTTACCGGCCCGGCAGCAGTTCTTGAAGCGGGTCAGGAAATCGGAAATGGGATCTGAAACAACAGCCATGATATCGTGATGTTAGTGCTGCGGGACGGCTCAGGCGGCCGCTCCCTCCTCGGCGGGCTTGTTTTCGCGGAACGGCATACCCAGTTCGCTGAGCAGCGTGCGTCCCTCGTCGTCGGTCTTGGCCGAGGTCACGATGATGATGTCGAAACCGATCTGGCGCTTGATCTGGTCGAGTTCGATCTCCGGGAAGATCGACTGGTCGGCGAAGCCGATGGCGTAGTTGCCCTGGCCGTCGAAGCTTTTCGAGGTGATCCCCCGGAAGTCACGGATGTTCGGCGAGGTCACGTTGATGAAGCGGAACAGGAACTCCCACATGCGCTCGCCACGGAGGGTGACGCGGGCACCGAGGGGTTCACCGGCGCGCAACTTGAAGTTCGCGACGGCCTTCTTCGAGTAGGTGATCGACGGGCGTTGGCCGGTGATCTTGGCGATCTCGAGGACGGCATCGTCCACCGCGACCTTGCGGTCGGGGGCGTTGCCCATGCAGGTGGTCACCACGACCTTCTCGACGCGGGGCACCTGGTGCGGATTGGCGTAGCCGAGCTTCTCGGTGAGAGCCGGCACAACCTTCTCCTTGTAGTGTTTCTGTAGTAGCGGTGTGCTCATGGTTTCAGCGGGTCAGCGCTTGTTGGATTGCGCTTAAGCGCGGGCGGATGCCCCGACGGTGTCGGTGCTCAGCCCAGTTTTTTCACATTGGAAATATGGATGGGACCGTCTTCCTCGAGAATCCCGCCGTCGGGATTCTGTTCGGAGCGGCGGACGGCCTTCTTGATCTTGCGGACGCCTTCGACGATGACCTGTTCCTTGGAGGCATTGACGAGCATCACGGTGCCGCGCTTGCCCTTGTGGTTGCCGGCGATCACTTCGACTTCGTCGCCTTTCTTGACGTGTGTCTTCATGGAAAAGGGATTCGGTTGGGAAATTTCAGAGAACCTCGGGTGCGAGGGAAACGATCTTCATGAACTGCTTCTCGCGAAGCTCGCGGGCGACGGGTCCGAAGATCCGGGTGCCGCGCGGGTTGTTGTCCTTGTCGATCACGACGATGGCGTTGTTGTCAAAGCGCAGGATCGAACCGTCGGAACGGCGGATCGGCGCGGCGGTGCGTACGACCACGGCCTTGACCACGGATCCCTTCTTGATGGAGGCGGTAGGGATCGAATCGCGGATGTGGGCGGTGATGATGTCGCCGACGTCGGCACTGCGCGAGCGCTTGCCGAGGACGCCAATCATCTTGGCGGTACGGGCGCCGGTGTTGTCGGCGACCGAGACGAGGGATTCCATTTGGATCATGGCGTGAAAAAGGCGGATGGTTGGTTCGCGAAGAGTTGGATCAGTGGGAGATGACCTCCTCGAGCTTCCAGCACTTGGTCTTGGAAATCGGCTTGGTCTCCACGATCCGGACCTTGTCGCCGATCTTGGCTTCACCGTTCTCGTCGTGGACGTAGTACTTCTTCGACTTCTTGACGATCTTGTTGAAGGCCGGGTGCGGAACGCGCGCGACGTGCTCGACCACGAGGGTCTTGTTCATCTTGTCGGACACGACGATGCCGACGCGGGTCTTGCTGAGATGGGGACGGCTGTCCTGCTGGGTCTCGCTCATTGCGGTGGAAATGGGATGAAGTTAAGGACGGCTCAGGCCTGCTTCAGGCGGGCCTTGAGGTAGGTCATGACGCGCGCGGTGTCGCGGCGCACGATGCGGATCCGGGCCGAGTTCTCGAGTTGCCCGGTGGCCTGTTGGAGGCGGAGGTTGAACGCCTCCTCCTTGAGGTCGCGGAGCTTGGCCTCGAGTTCGGGCACGGTCAGCTCGGCAAATTCGTTGGTCTTGGTCGATGCCATGATGGGAGCGCGGTTAAAGGCTTCAGGAATGCTGGTTGCGGACGACGAAGCGGGTCGGGACGCCGAGCTTGTAGGAAGCAAGGCGCATCGCCTCGCGGGCTTGGGATTCCGAGACACCGGAAACTTCGAAAAGCATGGTGCCGGGGCGGACCACGGCGACCCAAGCGTCGACGGCACCCTTACCCTTACCCATCCGGGTTTCCGGCGGGCGGGAGGTGATCGACTTGTGCGGGAAGATACGAATCCACACTTTTCCCTTCCGCTTCAGGTAACGGTTGATGGCGATACGGCAGGCTTCGATCTGGCGGTTGCTCATCCAGCCGCGACCGAGGCACTGGAGTCCGAAATCACCGAAGGCGACGGAAGTTCCGCGCTGCGCGTTACCGGCGCGGCTGCCGCGGTGCGACTTCCGGAACTTCGTGCGTTTGGGCATCAAAGGCATGACAGGGTCCTCCTAAAAAGTTTGGGTTGTGGGAATCAGGCTTGAGGGGCGGCAGGTGCCGGGGCGTTGTTGCGCGGACGGCGCGGCGGGCGGCGGTCACCTTGCGGCGACGGACCCTTGTCGGCGTCCTCCTTCTTGTTCACCCAGCACTTCACGCCGATCACACCGTAAACGGTGCGGGCTTCGGCGAAACCGTAGTCGAGCGGCACGCGCAGCGTCTGAAGCGGCACCTTGCCCTCGCGATACCATTCGGCACGGGCGATGTCGGCACCGCCGAGGCGGCCGGCGCAGCGGATCCGGATGCCGTCGGCACCGAAGTCCATGGTGGTCTGGACGGCGCGCTTCATCGCACGGCGGAACGAGATCCGGCGCTCGAGTTGCACGGCGACCTGTTCGGCGACAAGCTGGGCATCGAGTTCCGGCTTGCGGATCTCAACGATGTCGATCTTGACGTTGCCATCCGAGCAAAGCTTCTGGAGATCCTTGGTCATCCGCTCGATCTCCGAACCCTTGCGGCCGATGATCAGGCCGGGACGAGAGGTGTGCAGGGTGACGCGGACACTCGCCCAGGCGCGCTCGATGACGACCTTCGAGAGGGCGGCGAACTGCAGGCGGTCCTTGATGTATTTGCGGATCTTGAGGTCCTCGTGGAGCTTCTCGGCGTAGTCCTTGCCGGAGGCATACCACTTGGAGCGCCAGTCCTTGCTGACGGCGAGGCGGAATCCGATGGGATTGACTTTCTGGCCCATGATAAAATTCGGTGTCGGGGATTGGGATCAGGCTTCGACCTTCTTGGAAACGTGAACGCGCTTCGGCTTCTCTTCGGCCTCGGGCGTTTCGGCAAGGGTGATGAAAATGTGGCTGGTGCGCTTGAGGATGCCGCCGGCGGAACCGCGGGCACGTGGCTTGAAGCGCTTGAAGGTGGGACCGGCGCCGATCACAGCTTCCTTGATGTAAAGGTTGTCGACATCGAGCGCGAAGTTGTTCTCGGCGTCCGCGATGGCGGTCTTGAGGGTCTTGTTGATAAGGAAGGCCGCCTTCTTCGGGGTGAAGGCGAGGATGTCGAGCGCGGCGGACACCGGGAGACCTTGAATCTCACGGGCAACGTCGCGTGCCTTCTTCGGCGAGAGGCGGACGAACTTGGTGGTGCTCTTGACTTCCATCGGACGGTCGGTTGAAGGGTTGTCTGGGGCCTTGCGGCGGGATTATTCGGTTTCGAGAATGGCACGGTCGCCGATGCGGACGGGCCCTTGGCCGGGCTCGAGCGATTCGACGAAGGCACCGCTCACCCGACGTCGGACGTCTGCGATGATTGCGGTGCCGTAGGCTTGGTCGCCCCGGTAGAGGCGGTAGGTGGATCCGATCCGGGTGGTCTGCTGTTCCCCGATGTTGAGGACAAGCAGGCCGCTTTCCGAATCGATGCTCATCACCGTCGCACGGCCTGCCGTGCCACTGGTTGGAGCGTTGGGGGCGGGCTTCTGCCTCAGTCCAAGGACCGAGTCAAGCTCCCGCATGGCGGTTTCGACACGAAGCCTCGTATCCGGGTCGGAAGCGAGGGCCTGGCGAAGGAATTCGGACACGGTGCCGGAGAGACGCATCGCGCTGCCTTCGAGCTGCGCGACCCGGTCGTTGAGCACCTGGATGTCCGACATCGCCTGGATCAGGCGATCGTCGCCGCCGTCGAGAAGGTCCCGTCCGAGTGCCTCGAGGCGCTGGCGCACCTCGGCGAGCTGCTCGGATGCCTCCTTTTCGGCCCGGTTGGCCTCGGCGATCCCCTGCTCCAGAGCCTTGTTGCGCAACCGGAGTTCGGCGAGCTGGTTCTGGAGTTCCGCGAAATCCTCCGCCTGACCCGGGCACGCGCCCATGCCCGCGAACCACCCGAGGGCAGCGACGGTAACAGGACGAATGACGGAAGCGAAGGACATGGCGCGAGGGTGATCGAGGTCTTACTTTTTGCCGATGCCGCCGTGAGCGCGGAAGATCCGCGTCGGGGCGAATTCACCGAGCTTGTGGCCGACCATGTTCTCGGTGACATACACCGGGACGAAGGTCTTGCCGTTGTGGACGGCGAAGTTCAGGCCGACGAAGTCGGGCGTGATCATCGACTTGCGGCTCCAGGTCTTGATCGGCTTCTTGTCGTTCGAAGCGACAGCCGCGTCGATCTTGACCAGAAGCTTCTGGTCAACGAAGGGGCCTTTCTTAAGGGAACGTGACATGTTTCAGTGGATCGGTTCGGAGTTAGCGCTTCTTCTTTTTGCGGCGCTCGACGATGAAGGTGTTGGTCGGCTTTTTCGGCTTGCGGGTCTTCTCGCCCTTGGCGTGACCCCACGGGCTGAGAAGGTGCTGGCGGCCACCACCGGACTTGGACTTGCCCTCACCACCACCGTTCGGGTGGTCGACGGGGTTCATGCACATGCCACGGACGGTCGGACGGGTGCCCTGCCAGCGGGTGCGGCCGGCCTTACCCGAAACCTCGTTCATGTGATCGCGGTTGCCGACCTGGCCGACGGTGCAGTAGCACCGGGCGTTGAAGCGGCGGATCTCGCCGGAAGGCATCTTCACGAGGGCCCATTCGCCATCGCGGTTGGAAAGGATGGCTTGCTGGCCTGCGGCGCGGGCGACCTTGCCACCATTGCCCGGAGTGAGCTCGATGTTGTGGATCGCGGTTCCGAGCGGCACCTCGCTAAGCGGCAGGGCGTTGCCCGGCTTCGGCGCGGCCTTCTCACCGGAAAGCACGGTCGCTCCGACCTGCAGTCCGACCGGTGCGAGGATGTAGCTCTTCTGGCCGTCCTCGTACTGGATCAGGGCGATGCGGCAGGTGCGGTTCGGGTCATACTCGATGCCGAGGACCTTGGCCGGCACGTCGTGCTTGCGACGCTTGAAGTCGACGAGGCGGTAGTGACGCTTGTGACCTCCACCGATGTGACGGGTGGTGATGCGTCCGGTATTGTTCCGGCCGCCACTCTTCTTGAGAGGGGTAAGCAGGGACTTCTCCGGGCTCTTCTTGGTGATTTCCTCGAAGGCGGGCAGCACCTTGTAGCGCTGCGGCGGGGTCAGGGGTTTGAACTCTTTGAGAGGCATGGCTCGCTAGAGGGTTGCGCAATAAAGCGGGTTGAAAAAATCAGACGAGGTCGAGGTTTTCGCCCTCCTTGAGGCGGACGATGGCCTTCTTCCAGTGGGCGGTGCGTCCGGCATCGGCCCGACGCTCACGCTTGGACTTGCCGGCTTGGTTCAGGGTGCGGACAGCTACGACTTTCTTGCCGAGGAGCGATTCCACGGCGCGCTTGATCTCGAGCTTGTTCGCACGGCGATCAACTTCGAGGACAACCTCGTTGTTGAGCTCGTTGAGCATCGTGGCCTTTTCCGAGACGCGGACGTTCTTGATGACTTGATAAAGGTCTTTCATGGTTCGTTGCTTCGGAAAGCGGTTAGGCGGTGCGTGCCGCGAGGGTTTCCAGAGCGTCCTCGACGAGGAGCACCGTGTTAGCGTGGAGCAGCTCCTCGACGTTGACGCTGTCGGCGGTCACCAACTGCGCCCATTGGACGTTGCGGGCAGCAAGGTAGGTGTTGTCATCGAAGCTCTTGGCGACGATGAGGACCTTCTTCGGATCCGCCTCGGCGCTGACCGCTGCGACGAACGCCTTGGTCTTCGGCTCGGAGACAGCGAAGGACGGGAGCACCTTGAGGTTGCCTTCGGCGATCACATCGGCCAGCACGCGGCGCAAGGCGAGGCGGCGGGTCGACTTGGTGACCTTCTTCGAGTAGTCGCGGGGACGGGGTCCGAAGACCGTGCCACCACCGACAAAGATCGGGGCGCGCTTGTCGCCGTGACGGGCGTTGCCCGTGCCCTTCTGGCGGTAAATCTTCTTGTTGTTGCCGCGCACCTCGCCACGGGTCTTGGTGTTGGCGGAACCGGTGCGGCGGTTGGCGCGGTAGGCGACGACGAGATCGTGCACGGCCTGGGAGCCCTTGCCCTCCTCCGCCAGCGTGATGTTGGCGGCCTTGGCGTCGTCAGCAGTGAATACTTTCGCGGACATGGTCGGAAATGGTGTTTGGGTTCAGGTTCCCGCTCAGGCGGTGGCGGGCTTCTTGACGGCGGGGCGGACGGTCACGTAGGCGCCCTTGTGGCCAGGCACGGAGCCCGAGATGAGGATCACGTTGTCCTCAGGACGCACGGCGACGACCTTCAGGCTCTGCACTGTGCGGCGGTCGGTGCCCATGTGACCGGGCATCTGCTGGTTCTTCCAAATGCGGCCCGGAGTCGAGCCGGCGCCGACGGCACCGGTCCGGCGGTGCATCATCGAACCGTGGGTCTGCTTGAGACCTCCGAATCCGTAGCGGCGCACCGCACCTTGGAATCCGCGACCTTTGGTGGTGCCGATCACGTCGACCCACTGGCCGGCCGAGAACAGTTCCGCACCCGGGTGCTCTTCGGGAATCTCCTCACCGTCGGCGAGGCGGAATTCCTGAACGAGATACTTGGGGTCGGAACCGTGCTTCTTGAAGTGACCGACAAGAGGCTTGTTGGACCGTTGTTCCTTCTGGTCGTCGAAACCGACCTGCACGGCGGTGTAACCGTCGGATTCGACGGTCTTGGTCTGCAGGATCGTATTTCCGCCGACCTCGACAACGGTCACGGGAATCATGGACTGGCTCTCCTCGTCGAAGAGACGAGTCATGCCCAGTTTTTTTCCGAGAAGTCCGAGAGACATGGCTAAAAGAGAATTGGAGATTTAGGAAATTGGGGATTCGGGATCCCGGCTCAGATGCGGATGGCGATGTCGACACCGGCGGGCAGGTTGAGCTTCTTCAGCTCGTCCACCGTGCGGGCGGTCGGATCAACGATATCGAGGACGCGCTTGTGGGTGCGGATCTCGAACTGTTCGGCCGACTTCTTGTTGACGTGAACCGAGCGGTTGACGCTGAACTTCTCGATACGGGTCGGCAGCGGAATCGGGCCGGCCACCTTGGCACCGGTGCGTTTGGCGGTCTCGACGATCTCCAGGGCGGAGCGGTCGATCGCACGGTGGTCGAATGCCCGGAGGCGGATGCGGATCTTCTGGTTTTCCATGGCGTCGGAAGGTGTGGCTGGGTTGACTTGAGGGGCTGTGAATCAGCGTTCGTTGATGATTTCTTCGACGATGTTCGGCGGCACTTGCTCGAAGTGCGACGGGGTCATCGAGTAGGAGGCACGGCCCGAGGAAAGCGTCCGAACGGCGGTCGAGTAGCCGAACATTTCCTTGAGCGGAACCGATGCGTGAATGACGGCGACGTTGCCTTTCGACTCCATCTCGCCGATCTGGCCGCGGCGGCGGCTGAGGTCGCCCATCACGTCGCCCTGGTAGTCGTCCGGGGTCGAGACCTCGACACCCATGATCGGCTCGAGGAGGATGGGTGAGGCCTTTTTGAAACCGTCGCGCATCGCGAAGATGGCGGCCATCGTGAAAGCGTTCTCGTTGGAGTCGACCTCGTGGAACGAGCCACCGAGGAGGTCGACGTGGACATCGACCACCGGGTAGCCGGCGACGATGCCGTTGGTCATCGCGTCGCCGATTCCCTTGAAGCAGGCGTTGTGGAAATCCTTCGGAATCTCGCCGCCGACGATCTTGTTCTCGATCGTGAGGCCCTTGCCCTTCTCGTTCGGGCGCATGTGGAGGCGGACATGGCCATACTGGCCGCGGCCACCTGACTGCTTGACGAGCTTGCCTTCGCCATCGGCCTCACCGGTGATGGTCTCGCGGTAGGCGATCTGCGGGGCGCCGGTGTTGGCCTCGACCTTGAACTCGCGACGGAGGCGGTCGACGATGATCTCGAGGTGGAGCTCGCCCATCCCGGAAATGATGGTCTGGCCGGTCTCCTCGTCGGTCTTGACGGTGAAAGTGGGATCCTCTTCGGAGAGGCGGACCAGCGCGTTGGCGAGCTTCTCCTGATCGGCCTTGGTCTTCGGCTCGACGGCCATCGAAATGACCGGTTCCGGGAAGGTCGGGGGCTCGAGGACGACGTCGTATCCGGTGGCGGCGAGCGTATCGCCGGTCTGGACGTTCTTGACGCCGACCATGGCCGCGATGTCGCCGGCATAGCAGGCGTCGATATCGGTGTGCTGGTCGGACTGGATGCGGATCAGACGACCGACGCGCTCCGACTTGCGGGTCCGCGGGTTATATACGGTATCACCCTTGCGGACGACGCCGGAGTAGACGCGGAAGAAAACGAGTTTGCCGACGAACTTGTCTGCCCAGAGCTTGAATGCCAGCGAGCAGAACTTGCCGTTGTCGTCGGTCGGAACGGTGATGTGTTCTTCCTCGTCGTCGGGGTTCATGCCGACCGCGGAGGGAATCTCGAGCGGGCTCGGAAGATAGTCGATGACCGCATCGAGAAGATACTGAACGCCCTTGTTCTTGAAGGCGGAACCCCCTGCAACCGGCACCAGCTTGTTGGCGATGGTTGCACGGCGGATGGCGAGCTTGAGATCCTCGCGGCTGATCGGCTCCTCCATCAGGAACTTCTCGGCGAGGGCATCGTCGACACCGGCCACGGTCTCGACGAGTTCGGAGTAGGCGAGCTCCGCGGTCGCCTTCAGGTCACCATCGAGATCCTTGATCTCGTAGGTCGAACCGAAGGTGGCGTCGTCAACGTAGAGGATGGCCTTCTGGTTGACCACGTCGATCTGGCCGCGGAGATCCTCTTCCGAACCGATCGGGATGAGGATGCGCACGGCGTTGGCGCCGAGCTTGTCCTTCACCTCTTCGACGACCGACTCGAAGTCGGCGCCGACGCGATCCATCTTGTTGACGAAGACGAGGCGCGGAACCTTGTATTTCGTCGCCTGGCGCCAGACGGTCTCGGTCTGCGGCTGGACTCCGGCCACCCCGCAGAAGACGACGATGGCGCCGTCAAGAACCCGGAGCGAACGCTCGACCTCGGCCGTGAAGTCGACGTGTCCGGGAGTGTCGATGATGTTGATCCGCTGTTTCTCCTCCTCGAAGGACTTCACGATCCCCTCTTCCCCGCGCTGCCACCATTCGGCGGTAACGGCGGCGGAGGTGATCGTGATGCCGCGTTCGCGCTCCTGTTCCATCCAGTCGGTCGTGGCGGCACCGTCGTGCACCTCGCCGATCTTGTGGATCATCCCCGTGTAGAAGAGAATGCGCTCGGTAAGCGTCGTTTTTCCGGCGTCGATGTGCGCCGCAATCCCGATGTTCCGAGTCCGCTCGAGCGGAAACGGTCGATCTGGATGGTTGGCGGTCGCGGTCATCGTAGGAAAAACGTGGAAACGTCAGCAGGGTCGGAAATTACCAGCGGAAGTGGGCGAAGGCGCGGTTGGCCTGGGCCATCTTGTGGACATCGTCGCGCTTGCGGACGGAGCTGCCCTGGTTGTTGGCGGCGTCCTTGATCTCGTTGGCGAGGGCGACGTGCATCGGGGTACCCTTGCGGCCGCGGGCGTAACCGACGATCCAGCGCAGAGCGAGGGACTCGGAACGGTCGGCGGCAACTTCAAGCGGCACCTGGTAGGTCGCGCCACCGACACGGCGGCTCTTGACCTCGACGCGCGGCTTGGCGTTCTCGATCGCGCGGGTGACGACTTCGAGGGGGTCGACGGTGTCGACACCTTCGTTGGCCTTGTCGATGGCGGCATAGACAATGCGCTCCGCAAGGGAACGCTTGCCGTCACGCATCACCTTCGAAATGAGGTGACCGACGAGGGCGCTGTCGTAGCGGGAATCGCGACGATCGGGCTTGTGGAAGACTCGCTTGCGGCGGGACATGGTAAAAGGTCAGTTGGGATTCGGGAGATTACTTGTCGCCCTTCGGACGCTTGGCGCCGTACTTCGAACGGCCCTGGCGACGCTTGTCGACGCCGAGAGTATCGAGCGCTCCACGGACGATGTGGTAGCGGACACCCGGAAGGTCCTTCACCCGGCCGCCACGGACCAGGACGATGGAGTGTTCCTGGAGATTGTGGCCCTCACCCCCGATGTAGGCGATGACTTCGTAACCGTTGGTCAGGCGGACCTTGGCGACTTTGCGGAGAGCCGAGTTCGGCTTCTTCGGCGTGCGGGTCATCACCTGGAGGCAAACGCCACGACGCTGCGGGCAGTTGGCCATGGCCGGCGACTTCGATTTCTCGACCGGCACGTGACGTCCCTTGCGGACAAGCTGGTTGATGGTCGGCATATGATTCCTGCGGGGTTTGGGTAGTTGCGTTTGGGGCGCACCGACCACCGGCGAGAAATTCCCTCGCAGGAGCCAATTTTCCGGTGCTGCACCCGATAGTTTAGGAGATTGTCG is part of the Haloferula helveola genome and encodes:
- the rpsC gene encoding 30S ribosomal protein S3 — protein: MGQKVNPIGFRLAVSKDWRSKWYASGKDYAEKLHEDLKIRKYIKDRLQFAALSKVVIERAWASVRVTLHTSRPGLIIGRKGSEIERMTKDLQKLCSDGNVKIDIVEIRKPELDAQLVAEQVAVQLERRISFRRAMKRAVQTTMDFGADGIRIRCAGRLGGADIARAEWYREGKVPLQTLRVPLDYGFAEARTVYGVIGVKCWVNKKEDADKGPSPQGDRRPPRRPRNNAPAPAAPQA
- the rplV gene encoding 50S ribosomal protein L22, with amino-acid sequence MEVKSTTKFVRLSPKKARDVAREIQGLPVSAALDILAFTPKKAAFLINKTLKTAIADAENNFALDVDNLYIKEAVIGAGPTFKRFKPRARGSAGGILKRTSHIFITLAETPEAEEKPKRVHVSKKVEA
- the rplX gene encoding 50S ribosomal protein L24, with amino-acid sequence MKTHVKKGDEVEVIAGNHKGKRGTVMLVNASKEQVIVEGVRKIKKAVRRSEQNPDGGILEEDGPIHISNVKKLG
- the rpsG gene encoding 30S ribosomal protein S7: MSRRKRVFHKPDRRDSRYDSALVGHLISKVMRDGKRSLAERIVYAAIDKANEGVDTVDPLEVVTRAIENAKPRVEVKSRRVGGATYQVPLEVAADRSESLALRWIVGYARGRKGTPMHVALANEIKDAANNQGSSVRKRDDVHKMAQANRAFAHFRW
- the rplC gene encoding 50S ribosomal protein L3, giving the protein MSLGLLGKKLGMTRLFDEESQSMIPVTVVEVGGNTILQTKTVESDGYTAVQVGFDDQKEQRSNKPLVGHFKKHGSDPKYLVQEFRLADGEEIPEEHPGAELFSAGQWVDVIGTTKGRGFQGAVRRYGFGGLKQTHGSMMHRRTGAVGAGSTPGRIWKNQQMPGHMGTDRRTVQSLKVVAVRPEDNVILISGSVPGHKGAYVTVRPAVKKPATA
- the rplD gene encoding 50S ribosomal protein L4; translated protein: MSAKVFTADDAKAANITLAEEGKGSQAVHDLVVAYRANRRTGSANTKTRGEVRGNNKKIYRQKGTGNARHGDKRAPIFVGGGTVFGPRPRDYSKKVTKSTRRLALRRVLADVIAEGNLKVLPSFAVSEPKTKAFVAAVSAEADPKKVLIVAKSFDDNTYLAARNVQWAQLVTADSVNVEELLHANTVLLVEDALETLAARTA
- the rpsQ gene encoding 30S ribosomal protein S17; translation: MSETQQDSRPHLSKTRVGIVVSDKMNKTLVVEHVARVPHPAFNKIVKKSKKYYVHDENGEAKIGDKVRIVETKPISKTKCWKLEEVISH
- the rplN gene encoding 50S ribosomal protein L14, with protein sequence MIQMESLVSVADNTGARTAKMIGVLGKRSRSADVGDIITAHIRDSIPTASIKKGSVVKAVVVRTAAPIRRSDGSILRFDNNAIVVIDKDNNPRGTRIFGPVARELREKQFMKIVSLAPEVL
- the rpsL gene encoding 30S ribosomal protein S12 codes for the protein MPTINQLVRKGRHVPVEKSKSPAMANCPQRRGVCLQVMTRTPKKPNSALRKVAKVRLTNGYEVIAYIGGEGHNLQEHSIVLVRGGRVKDLPGVRYHIVRGALDTLGVDKRRQGRSKYGAKRPKGDK
- the rplW gene encoding 50S ribosomal protein L23, with translation MKDLYQVIKNVRVSEKATMLNELNNEVVLEVDRRANKLEIKRAVESLLGKKVVAVRTLNQAGKSKRERRADAGRTAHWKKAIVRLKEGENLDLV
- the rplP gene encoding 50S ribosomal protein L16, producing the protein MPLMPKRTKFRKSHRGSRAGNAQRGTSVAFGDFGLQCLGRGWMSNRQIEACRIAINRYLKRKGKVWIRIFPHKSITSRPPETRMGKGKGAVDAWVAVVRPGTMLFEVSGVSESQAREAMRLASYKLGVPTRFVVRNQHS
- the rpsJ gene encoding 30S ribosomal protein S10; protein product: MENQKIRIRLRAFDHRAIDRSALEIVETAKRTGAKVAGPIPLPTRIEKFSVNRSVHVNKKSAEQFEIRTHKRVLDIVDPTARTVDELKKLNLPAGVDIAIRI
- the rpsS gene encoding 30S ribosomal protein S19 codes for the protein MSRSLKKGPFVDQKLLVKIDAAVASNDKKPIKTWSRKSMITPDFVGLNFAVHNGKTFVPVYVTENMVGHKLGEFAPTRIFRAHGGIGKK
- the rplF gene encoding 50S ribosomal protein L6, with product MSRVGTKPIALPDKVKFSVADRTVFIEGPKGKLDFCLPNGVKVSEEDGAVVVARETELREHRALHGTVRSIINNMITGVTEGFVKELEIQGVGMRASVKGKDLDLALGKSHPILHPIPADISVSVAENTKIKVEGIDKQKVGQFAAEVRSYYPPEPYKGKGVRYAGERVRRKEGKSVGK
- the fusA gene encoding elongation factor G, whose product is MTATANHPDRPFPLERTRNIGIAAHIDAGKTTLTERILFYTGMIHKIGEVHDGAATTDWMEQERERGITITSAAVTAEWWQRGEEGIVKSFEEEKQRINIIDTPGHVDFTAEVERSLRVLDGAIVVFCGVAGVQPQTETVWRQATKYKVPRLVFVNKMDRVGADFESVVEEVKDKLGANAVRILIPIGSEEDLRGQIDVVNQKAILYVDDATFGSTYEIKDLDGDLKATAELAYSELVETVAGVDDALAEKFLMEEPISREDLKLAIRRATIANKLVPVAGGSAFKNKGVQYLLDAVIDYLPSPLEIPSAVGMNPDDEEEHITVPTDDNGKFCSLAFKLWADKFVGKLVFFRVYSGVVRKGDTVYNPRTRKSERVGRLIRIQSDQHTDIDACYAGDIAAMVGVKNVQTGDTLAATGYDVVLEPPTFPEPVISMAVEPKTKADQEKLANALVRLSEEDPTFTVKTDEETGQTIISGMGELHLEIIVDRLRREFKVEANTGAPQIAYRETITGEADGEGKLVKQSGGRGQYGHVRLHMRPNEKGKGLTIENKIVGGEIPKDFHNACFKGIGDAMTNGIVAGYPVVDVHVDLLGGSFHEVDSNENAFTMAAIFAMRDGFKKASPILLEPIMGVEVSTPDDYQGDVMGDLSRRRGQIGEMESKGNVAVIHASVPLKEMFGYSTAVRTLSSGRASYSMTPSHFEQVPPNIVEEIINER
- the rpmC gene encoding 50S ribosomal protein L29, with the protein product MASTKTNEFAELTVPELEAKLRDLKEEAFNLRLQQATGQLENSARIRIVRRDTARVMTYLKARLKQA
- the rplE gene encoding 50S ribosomal protein L5, with the translated sequence MSTPLLQKHYKEKVVPALTEKLGYANPHQVPRVEKVVVTTCMGNAPDRKVAVDDAVLEIAKITGQRPSITYSKKAVANFKLRAGEPLGARVTLRGERMWEFLFRFINVTSPNIRDFRGITSKSFDGQGNYAIGFADQSIFPEIELDQIKRQIGFDIIIVTSAKTDDEGRTLLSELGMPFRENKPAEEGAAA
- the rpsH gene encoding 30S ribosomal protein S8, producing MAVVSDPISDFLTRFKNCCRAGNEEFSAPYSRIKADIAKILQEEGYIWNYEVVTTDGFPEIKVKARYVDGRPVLTDLKRVSKPGRRVYAGADDIPRVLNGLGIAVVSTSKGVMSGATAKRSRLGGEILAKVW
- the rplB gene encoding 50S ribosomal protein L2 — protein: MPLKEFKPLTPPQRYKVLPAFEEITKKSPEKSLLTPLKKSGGRNNTGRITTRHIGGGHKRHYRLVDFKRRKHDVPAKVLGIEYDPNRTCRIALIQYEDGQKSYILAPVGLQVGATVLSGEKAAPKPGNALPLSEVPLGTAIHNIELTPGNGGKVARAAGQQAILSNRDGEWALVKMPSGEIRRFNARCYCTVGQVGNRDHMNEVSGKAGRTRWQGTRPTVRGMCMNPVDHPNGGGEGKSKSGGGRQHLLSPWGHAKGEKTRKPKKPTNTFIVERRKKKKR